A single Triticum dicoccoides isolate Atlit2015 ecotype Zavitan chromosome 2A, WEW_v2.0, whole genome shotgun sequence DNA region contains:
- the LOC119357075 gene encoding uncharacterized protein LOC119357075: MLLANLLPPARCPLASPLRCQAPAHHHQPAVSRGLLLRGAGSPVVKRLPAGDWLLWYHSGARVALATSPDGLRWSPPVAPDPLLPSTDWWVFDTAAVRPGDVLVISGPDAPSSRRLPPSSSSAVYWLYYTGSNDARLASSPFPAADVAALPGLAISQDGRHWARIEGGHHTGALLGVGEDHPQGWEKRCAAAPKVVMHADGDLRMYYHSFDEMSQRHAVGVARSRDGIRWERVGKALEGGGPGSFDEGGVRQGHVVRDRAAGRYMMAYEGLDGNGGVSIGLAVSEDGLRGWRRCSESPALRPSEDDDEWDVAGVGAPCLVQMDGPYDWRLYYMGVRKDGEAAIGMAYSEGQGLPKQV, from the coding sequence ATGCTCCTCGCCAATCTCCTCCCGCCGGCGCGCTGCCCACTGGCCTCCCCTCTCCGCTGCCAGGCCCCGGCCCACCACCACCAGCCCGCCGTCTCCCGCGGCCTCCTCCTCCGCGGCGCCGGCTCCCCCGTCGTCAAGCGCCTGCCCGCCGGCGACTGGCTCCTCTGGTACCACTCCGGGGCGCGCGTCGCGCTCGCCACCTCCCCCGACGGCCTGCGCTGGAGCCCGCCCGTGGCGCCCGACCCGCTGCTGCCCTCCACCGACTGGTGGGTCTTCGACACCGCCGCCGTCCGCCCCGGCGACGTGCTCGTCATCTCCGGCCCCGACGCGCCGTCGTCCCGCCGCCTCCcgccctcctcctcatccgccgtgTACTGGCTCTACTACACCGGCTCCAACGACGCGCGCCTCGCGTCGTCCCCGTTCCCCGCCGCGGACGTCGCCGCGCTGCCCGGCCTCGCCATCAGCCAGGACGGTCGCCACTGGGCGCGCATCGAGGGGGGCCACCACACCGGCGCGCTCCTAGGGGTCGGGGAGGACCACCCGCAGGGGTGGGAGAAGCGCTGCGCGGCAGCCCCCAAGGTGGTGATGCACGCCGACGGGGACCTCCGGATGTACTACCACTCGTTCGATGAAATGTCGCAGAGGCACGCGGTCGGGGTGGCCAGGTCCAGGGACGGCATCCGGTGGGAGAGGGTGGGGAAGGCGCTTGAGGGAGGCGGGCCTGGGTCGTTCGACGAAGGCGGGGTGCGGCAGGGGCATGTCGTCCGTGACCGCGCCGCCGGTCGGTACATGATGGCATATGAGGGTTTGGATGGCAATGGTGGGGTGAGCATTGGGTTGGCCGTGTCGGAGGACGGGCTGAGAGGGTGGAGGCGGTGCAGTGAATCACCAGCGCTGCGCCcgtcagaggatgatgatgagtgGGACGTCGCTGGGGTCGGCGCCCCGTGCCTGGTGCAAATGGATGGGCCGTATGATTGGAGACTCTATTACATGGGCGTAAGGAAGGATGGTGAGGCTGCTATTGGGATGGCATATTCAGAGGGTCAGGGTCTTCCGAAACAAGTGTGA
- the LOC119357076 gene encoding transcription factor MYB16-like, with translation MGRSPCCDKVGLKKGPWTSEEDEKLLAHIEEHGHGSWRALPSKAGLQRCGKSCRLRWTNYLRPDIKRGKFSLQEEQTIIQLHALLGNRWSAIATHLSRRTDNEIKNYWNTHLKKRLAKMGIDHVTHKATNGAPVGTAASLNHMAQWESARLEAEGRLARESRMRTAASTPTSIPLHPINLPEPTTPPCLGMLQPWQGAKLDLESPTSTLTFIGNNNSVSLGASESNSAMWKLRSDDPECEENSVHKFLREQQMQGLEGEERGRHIIGCEEPWFQGTVGVGAGFTDMLHDALDCWGESSNGQAELSGQVSGDGESGSSSYWSGILGMVVTSELPPSHPHPPAFL, from the exons ATGGGGAGATCACCATGCTGTGACAAGGTTGGCCTAAAGAAAGGTCCATGGACATCGGAGGAGGATGAGAAGCTTCTTGCCCACATCGAGGAGCATGGTCATGGGAGCTGGCGTGCATTGCCTTCCAAGGCCG GtttgcagaggtgcggcaagagTTGCAGACTGAGATGGACCAACTACCTGCGGCCGGACATCAAGAGGGGCAAGTTCAGCTTGCAGGAAGAACAGACCATCATCCAGCTTCATGCTCTTCTTGGCAACAG GTGGTCTGCCATCGCGACGCACCTGTCGAGGCGCACCGACAACGAGATCAAGAACTACTGGAACACCCACCTCAAGAAGAGGCTGGCCAAGATGGGGATCGACCACGTCACCCACAAGGCCACCAACGGAGCTCCTGTAGGCACCGCAGCCAGTCTCAACCACATGGCCCAATGGGAGAGCGCCCGGCTCGAGGCCGAGGGGCGCCTGGCTCGAGAATCCAGGATGCGCACAGCAGCCTCCACACCAACCTCAATCCCTCTGCATCCAATAAACCTGCCAGAGCCTACCACTCCCCCGTGCCTCGGCATGTTGCAGCCATGGCAGGGCGCGAAGCTAGACCTGGAGTCACCCACCTCCACACTGACGTTCATCGGTAATAATAACAGTGTCAGCCTAGGGGCGTCTGAAAGCAACTCCGCGATGTGGAAGTTGAGAAGTGATGATCCGGAGTGCGAAGAGAACAGCGTCCACAAGTTCCTCCGCGAGCAGCAGATGCAAGGACTGGAAGGCGAGGAGAGGGGAAGGCACATCATTGGCTGCGAGGAGCCGTGGTTCCAAGGGACCGTAGGCGTCGGAGCTGGCTTCACAGACATGCTGCACGATGCGTTAGATTGCTGGGGTGAGTCCAGCAATGGCCAAGCCGAGCTCAGCGGGCAGGTCTCCGGGGACGGAGAGAGCGGCAGCAGCAGCTACTGGAGCGGCATCCTCGGCATGGTGGTCACCTCGGAGCTGCCACCATCCCACCCCCACCCACCAGCATTTCTCTAG
- the LOC119357077 gene encoding uncharacterized protein LOC119357077 produces the protein MVVCDPLHRQYLLLPPIPDDMAASVADHLMIYGQSFAETFLVPPGVDEEEAATATEETSFRVIWVVVLQAKQMALVFSSRTGQWRALTRSESLPLPDFTWMACFRSRHYAHGCFYWISGEKLLVLDIQRMEFSMADHPPCARAPSDDVAIAEAGQGTIRMFVPTPNTARRSFTVWRNNGGISTQWQWQMENETILLPSGSLLTGAVGRHLLLYHVGSSSIRRGCYTRGVDTFQFERVCGSASLPKPSHVYCNFPPSLLSSPTVSSATPHADVRGEGGAVQVPEPQEVDAGGMEGSVLSVAAEAPNPNDEAEAGCGGRGGGAGAGAGAEPPEGAGAGGVA, from the exons ATGGTGGTGTGCGACCCCCTGCACCGGCAGTATCTCCTGCTCCCCCCAATCCCCGATGACATGGCCGCTTCGGTTGCGGACCACCTCATGATATATGGGCAGAGCTTCGCCGAGACCTTCCTCGTCCCTCCCGGCGTCGACGAGGAGGAAGCTGCTACGGCTACGGAGGAGACGTCATTCAGGGTGATCTGGGTGGTGGTGCTCCAAGCTAAGCAGATGGCCCTTGTCTTCTCTTCCCGCACAGGGCAATGGCGAGCCCTGACTCGGAGCGAGTCGTTACCTCTACCGGATTTCACATGGATGGCTTGCTTCAGGTCACGCCATTACGCCCATGGCTGCTTCTACTGGATTTCAGGTGAAAAATTGCTGGTGCTTGACATTCAGAGGATGGAGTTCTCCATGGCTGACCACCCACCCTGTGCCAGAGCTCCGAGCGATGATGTGGCCATTGCGGAGGCAGGCCAAGGCACGATTCGGATGTTTGTGCCTACACCCAACACAGCTCGCCGTAGTTTTACGGTTTGGCGAAACAATGGTGGGATTTCCACCCAGTGGCAGTGGCAGATGGAGAATGAAACAATCTTGCTGCCTTCTGGGTCCTTGCTCACGGGTGCAGTGGGGAGGCACTTGCTCCTATATCATGTGGGAAGCTCGTCAATCAGGCGAGGTTGTTACACGCGCGGCGTCGACACATTCCAGTTTGAGAGGGTGTGTGGTTCTGCTTCATTGCCCAAGCCGTCTCATGTAtattgcaactttccaccgtcgtTATTATCGTCACCGACAGTGTCAAGTG CCACACCCCACGCTGACGTCCGAGGAGAGGGGGGAGCTGTGCAGGTGCCTGAACCACAAGAAGTCGACGCTGGAGGCATGGAAGGGTCCGTCCTCTCAGTGGCTGCCGAAGCTCCAAACCCCAATGACGAAGCAGAGGCGGGTTGTGgtgggcgaggaggaggcgctggGGCTGGTGCAGGGGCTGAACCTCCGGAGGGTGCAGGGGCGGGTGGCGTAGCTTGA
- the LOC119357079 gene encoding uncharacterized protein LOC119357079 yields the protein MASLAIPDELLVDIFLRLPTPEDLIRASAACVSFRRLVADRSFLRRFRKIHPPPLLGFLDSGRHLFHPAVPPHPSAPAASAVALAADFSFAFLPAPARDWSVREVRDGRVLLDRPRRHDSVDGFGALFKEMVVCDPLHRQYLLLPPIPDDLAASVVDQLLVEGHCLAETFLVPPGNGDEEEEGTSFRVIWMGLFEAKLVAAVFSSGTGKWRAFSSELLLGFLLWSWMDLFMSRHYAHGCFYWVSGSIEKLLVLDIQRMEFSMADHPLCARHLDDDVAIVEAGQGMIRMFVPKPDTSRLKYNVWRNNAGISTQWQMEERTFSLDSGSLLTGAVGRHLLLYQCGSSSVQTGGFTLDVDTSQVERVCASFPAPSHVYCNFSPSLLSSPTVSSGARHADVQGAGESVPVPEVQEAGPGGAQGTVLPVVVQASNHLFAVVNDAEARRAVARERRTGTQHAADVQGAGSAVPVPQVEEADPGGVQGPALAVAARAPNPLLVVDSDAEEGRGGQRRRRAGAGPVGGAGAGSRAREGARGDKEPE from the exons ATGGCCTCGCTGGCGATCCCCGACgagctactagtggacatcttcctCCGCCTCCCCACCCCAGAAGACCTCATCCGCGCCTCCGCCGCCTGCGTCTCCttccgccgcctcgtcgccgaccGCTCCTTCCTCCGGCGCTTCCGCAAGATCCACCCCCCGCCCCTCCTCGGCTTCCTCGACTCAGGTCGGCACCTCTTCCACCCCGCCGTGCCGCCTCACCCCTCCGCGCCGGCGGCcagcgccgtcgccctcgccgccgacTTCTCCTTCGCCTTCCTCCCCGCCCCCGCCCGGGACTGGTCCGTGCGGGAAGTCCGCGACGGCCGCGTCCTCCTCGACAGACCCCGCCGCCACGACTCCGTCGATGGGTTCGGAGCCCTCTTCAAGGAGATGGTGGTGTGCGACCCCTTGCACCGGCAGTATCTCCTGCTCCCCCCAATCCCCGATGACCTAGCCGCTTCAGTCGTGGACCAACTCCTGGTAGAAGGGCATTGCTTGGCCGAGACCTTCCTCGTCCCTCCCGgcaacggcgacgaggaggaggaggggacatCATTCCGGGTGATCTGGATGGGGCTGTTTGAAGCTAAGCTAGTGGCCGCTGTCTTCTCTTCCGGCACAGGGAAATGGCGAGCCTTTTCAAGCGAGTTGTTGCTGGGCTTCCTGTTATGGTCGTGGATGGATCTCTTCATGTCGCGCCATTATGCACATGGTTGCTTCTACTGGGTTTCAGGTTCAATTGAAAAGTTGCTAGTGCTTGACATTCAGAGGATGGAGTTCTCCATGGCTGACCACCCACTCTGTGCCAGACATTTGGACGATGATGTGGCCATCGTGGAGGCAGGCCAAGGCATGATTCGGATGTTTGTGCCTAAACCCGACACATCTCGCCTTAAATATAACGTTTGGCGAAACAATGCTGGGATTTCTACCCAGTGGCAGATGGAGGAGAGGACGTTCTCGCTGGATTCTGGGTCCTTGCTCACAGGTGCGGTGGGGAGGCACTTGCTCCTATATCAGTGTGGAAGCTCGTCGGTCCAGACAGGTGGTTTCACCCTCGACGTCGACACATCCCAGGTTGAGAGGGTGTGTGCTTCATTTCCTGCACCGTCACACGTATATTGCAACTTTTCACCATCGTTGTTATCGTCACCGACAGTGTCAAGTG GCGCACGCCATGCTGACGTCCAGGGAGCTGGGGAATCTGTGCCAGTGCCTGAAGTACAGGAAGCTGGCCCTGGGGGCGCGCAAGGAACTGTCCTCCCAGTGGTCGTTCAAGCTTCAAACCACTTGTTCGCCGTCGTCAACGATGCCGAGGCGCGTCGTGCTGTGGCGAGGGAAAGGAGGACAG GCACACAGCATGCTGCTGATGTCCAGGGAGCGGGGAGCGCTGTGCCGGTGCCCCAAGTGGAAGAAGCTGACCCTGGAGGCGTGCAAGGACCTGCCCTTGCAGTGGCCGCTCGAGCTCCAAACCCCTTGCTCGTCGTCGACAGTGATGCTGAGGAGGGTCGTGGCGGGCAGAGGAGGCGGCGCGCTGGGGCTGGACCTGTGGGGGGTGCAGGGGCTGGTAGCCGAGCTAGAGAGGGCGCGCGAGGAGACAAGGAGCCAGAGTAG
- the LOC119357080 gene encoding pentatricopeptide repeat-containing protein At4g01990, mitochondrial-like has product MAALAPSAGARFLRRLLSTAAEVAREAPAPAAKNPKKAARPVGKRAARAVAPQDAEKAAHPAAEAAPDAEGAKKAAAAGTKDSRPLYRRLSALGNAGEGSVSAVMNKWLREGRETRSVDLERYVKELRRYKRHSQALELMDWMVHTKGMNMSYTNHAIRLDLIYKVRGIEAAEKYFEGLPDPAKNHRTFGALLNCYCSSKKEEKATDLYRKMDELGIASSTLPINNLMSLYMKLGQHKKVCSLFEEMKEKNVKPDNLTCCILMTSCAALNKIDDVEQVLKEMEEKGGVLGWSAYSTLASIYQSAGLVEKAESALKKLEGLVQDRDGRQPFDFLMSLYASVGNLSEVKRVWGVVKGTFPKVTNTSYFSMLQALLKLNDADYMKQVFEEWESNHECYDVKLTNVMTRAHLKNGMAKEAEQLWEKAKEMGACFDSKTCELFLDHYMGTGDMKSALNWVENVTKLPKKAGKLDPDKIPKFSKYFEEQKDVQGAERFCNCLRALGCIDGKAYESLLRTYLAAGETSRSVRQQIKDDKIEICYDIGKLLKRLGDKGR; this is encoded by the exons ATGGCGGCGCTCGCCCCCTCCGCCGGCGCCCgcttcctccgccgcctcctctccaCCGCCGCCGAGGTGGCACGGGAGGCGCCGGCCCCCGCCGCGAAGAACCCGAAGAAAGCGGCGCGCCCCGTCGGGAAGCGGGCGGCGCGCGCCGTCGCCCCCCAGGACGCGGAGAAGGCGGCGCATCCCGCAGCAGAGGCGGCGCCGGATGCGGagggcgcgaagaaggcggcggcggcggggaccaagGACTCGCGCCCGCTGTACCGGCGGCTGTCGGCCCTGGGGAACGCCGGGGAGGGGAGCGTGTCGGCGGTGATGAACAAGTGGCTGCGGGAGGGCCGGGAGACGCGCTCCGTGGATCTCGAGCGCTACGTCAAGGAGCTCCGCAGGTACAAGCGCCATTCCCAGGCCCTCGAG TTGATGGATTGGATGGTTCATACAAAGGGCATGAACATGTCTTACACTAACCATGCAATACGTTTGGATCTCATCTACAAAGTGCGTGGCATCGAGGCAGCTGAAAAATATTTTGAAGGCCTTCCTGATCCAGCCAAAAACCATCGAACCTTTGGGGCACTTCTGAACTGTTATTGCTCATCGAAAAAGGAAGAGAAAGCAACAGACCTTTATCGCAAGATGGATGAGCTAGGCATCGCATCCAGCACTCTGCCCATCAACAATCTCATGTCCCTATACATGAAGTTAGGCCAGCATAAGAAGGTCTGTAGCCTGTTTGAGGAGATGAAGGAGAAGAATGTTAAGCCGGATAACCTGACGTGCTGCATTCTGATGACCAGCTGTGCGGCATTGAACAAGATAGATGACGTTGAACAAGTTCTAAAAGAAATGGAAGAAAAGGGTGGGGTTCTAGGGTGGTCTGCATACAGCACACTGGCTTCCATCTACCAGAGTGCTGGTTTGGTTGAAAAAGCAGAGTCTGCTCTGAAGAAACTTGAGGGCCTTGTTCAAGATCGTGATGGCAGACAGCCTTTTGATTTCCTTATGAGTCTATATGCTTCCGTAGGCAATTTGAGCGAGGTCAAGAGGGTGTGGGGCGTGGTTAAGGGCACTTTCCCCAAAGTGACTAACACGAGCTACTTCAGCATGCTGCAGGCTCTTCTTAAGCTCAATGATGCTGATTACATGAAGCAGGTCTTTGAGGAATGGGAGTCTAATCATGAGTGCTATGACGTGAAGCTGACTAACGTGATGACTCGAGCCCACCTGAAGAATGGCATGGCCAAGGAAGCAGAGCAGCTGTGGGAAAAGGCCAAGGAAATGGGTGCATGTTTTGACTCTAAAACATGCGAGCTGTTTCTCGATCACTACATGGGGACAGGGGACATGAAATCAGCGCTGAACTGGGTCGAGAATGTGACGAAGCTCCCCAAGAAAGCAGGGAAGCTGGATCCTGATAAGATCCCGAAGTTCTCCAAGTACTTCGAAGAGCAGAAGGACGTGCAAGGCGCCGAGAGGTTCTGCAACTGCCTGAGGGCGCTCGGGTGCATCGACGGCAAAGCATACGAGTCCCTCCTGCGGACCTATCTGGCGGCCGGTGAGACGAGCCGCTCCGTCCGGCAGCAGATCAAAGACGACAAGATTGAGATTTGCTATGACATTGGGAAGCTGCTCAAGAGGTTGGGCGACAAGGGGCGATGA